In Micromonospora purpureochromogenes, a single window of DNA contains:
- a CDS encoding SDR family NAD(P)-dependent oxidoreductase produces the protein MSAPTTGRPLAVVTGASSGIGYELAGQFVAHGYDVVIAAEDPGIGEAAEHLRRDGRAQVQPVRVDLATFDGVAALAEAVDATGRPVDALAVNAGRGAGGAFVGDTDLRDELNIIDVNVTSTVHLTKRLLPAMVERGTGRVLFTSSIASTMPGAFQAVYNASKSFVQSFAEALRNELKDTGVTVTSLMPGPTDTKFFERADMTDTRVGAGSKDDPATVAAQGFEAMMKGEEKVVAGSLKNKVQAAAARFTPDRLKSEQHRKMAEPGSAD, from the coding sequence ATGAGCGCACCGACCACCGGACGGCCGCTGGCCGTGGTCACCGGGGCCTCCAGTGGCATCGGGTACGAACTGGCCGGACAGTTCGTCGCCCACGGGTACGACGTGGTGATCGCCGCCGAGGACCCGGGCATCGGGGAGGCGGCGGAGCACCTGCGCCGCGACGGACGCGCCCAGGTCCAGCCGGTCCGGGTGGACCTGGCCACCTTCGACGGGGTGGCGGCGCTGGCCGAGGCGGTCGACGCGACCGGGCGGCCGGTCGACGCCCTGGCGGTCAACGCCGGGCGCGGCGCCGGCGGGGCGTTCGTCGGCGACACCGACCTGCGCGACGAGTTGAACATCATCGACGTCAACGTCACCTCGACGGTGCACCTGACCAAGCGGCTGCTGCCGGCGATGGTCGAGCGGGGCACCGGTCGGGTGTTGTTCACCTCGTCGATCGCCTCGACCATGCCGGGGGCGTTCCAGGCGGTCTACAACGCCTCGAAGTCGTTCGTGCAGTCCTTCGCCGAGGCGCTGCGCAACGAGTTGAAGGACACCGGAGTCACCGTCACCTCGCTGATGCCCGGCCCGACCGACACGAAGTTCTTCGAACGCGCCGACATGACGGACACCCGGGTCGGCGCCGGCAGCAAGGACGACCCGGCCACGGTCGCCGCACAGGGCTTCGAGGCGATGATGAAGGGGGAGGAGAAGGTCGTCGCCGGCTCGCTGAAGAACAAGGTGCAGGCGGCCGCGGCCCGGTTCACCCCGGACCGGCTCAAGTCCGAGCAGCACCGGAAGATGGCCGAGCCGGGCTCGGCGGACTGA
- a CDS encoding histidine phosphatase family protein, producing MAELAALWIVRHGESTANVAATAAETSGAELIDLTHRDADVPLSDTGEEQARATARWLAGLPAERRPDVAVVSPYLRAVRTAELALAGTGIPASRDERLRDRELGILDGLTGHGVQRRFPEEAARRRRLGKFYYRPPGGESWTDLALRLRALLGDLRRDHEGQRVLLFGHDALVFMLRYLVDGLTEAELMALTREHVIANCSVTGWSADPEGRLVLDTFNDVTHLRRQGARPTREDEVHAEPV from the coding sequence ATGGCGGAACTGGCAGCCCTCTGGATCGTCCGGCACGGCGAGAGCACGGCGAACGTCGCCGCGACGGCCGCGGAGACGTCCGGCGCCGAGCTGATCGACCTGACCCACCGGGACGCGGACGTGCCGCTGTCGGACACCGGCGAGGAGCAGGCCCGGGCCACCGCCCGCTGGCTCGCCGGCCTGCCGGCCGAACGCCGCCCCGACGTGGCGGTGGTCTCGCCGTACCTGCGGGCGGTGCGCACGGCCGAGCTGGCGCTGGCCGGCACCGGCATCCCGGCCAGCCGGGACGAACGGCTGCGCGACCGGGAACTGGGCATCCTCGACGGCCTGACCGGGCACGGCGTGCAGCGCCGCTTCCCCGAGGAGGCCGCCCGCCGCCGCCGGCTCGGCAAGTTCTACTACCGCCCACCGGGCGGCGAGTCCTGGACCGACCTGGCGCTGCGGCTGCGGGCCCTGCTGGGCGACCTGCGTCGGGACCACGAGGGACAGCGGGTGCTGCTGTTCGGCCACGACGCGCTGGTCTTCATGCTCCGCTACCTGGTGGACGGGCTGACCGAGGCGGAGCTGATGGCGCTCACCCGGGAGCACGTGATCGCCAACTGTTCGGTGACCGGCTGGTCGGCCGACCCCGAGGGCCGCCTCGTCCTGGACACCTTCAACGACGTGACGCACCTGCGCCGGCAGGGCGCCCGACCGACCAGGGAGGACGAGGTCCATGCCGAACCGGTCTGA
- a CDS encoding metallophosphoesterase family protein has translation MPAEDADGSLVAISDLHVGYAENRALVEALRPASPRDWLIVAGDVGDTAADVEWALGLLAERFDTVVWAPGNHELWTPQGDPVTLRGVARYQHLVRRCRELGVLTPEDPYPVWRGPGGPVLVAPLFLLYDYSWRPAGFDTREAALAEAYRTGIVCTDEFLLHPDPYPSRHEWCAARVAETARRLAERDPALPTVLVNHWPLVREPTRVLRYPIFAQWCGTEVTADWHRRFDAAAVVYGHLHIPRTTWHDGVRFEEVSVGYPREWRRRGVPPGQVRRILPAPDGVPPTAW, from the coding sequence ATGCCAGCCGAGGACGCCGACGGCAGCCTGGTCGCCATCAGCGACCTGCACGTCGGGTACGCGGAGAACCGGGCGCTGGTCGAGGCGTTGCGCCCGGCCTCGCCCCGCGACTGGCTGATCGTCGCCGGGGACGTGGGCGACACCGCCGCCGACGTCGAGTGGGCGTTGGGTCTGCTGGCCGAGCGGTTCGACACGGTGGTGTGGGCGCCCGGCAATCACGAGCTGTGGACCCCGCAGGGCGACCCGGTCACCCTGCGGGGCGTGGCCCGCTACCAGCACCTGGTGCGACGGTGCCGGGAGCTGGGCGTGCTCACCCCGGAGGACCCGTACCCGGTGTGGCGGGGGCCGGGCGGGCCGGTGCTGGTGGCGCCGCTGTTCCTGCTCTACGACTACAGCTGGCGGCCGGCGGGCTTCGACACCCGCGAGGCCGCCCTGGCCGAGGCGTACCGGACGGGAATCGTCTGCACCGACGAGTTCCTGCTGCACCCCGACCCGTACCCGAGCCGCCACGAGTGGTGCGCGGCCCGGGTCGCCGAGACCGCCCGCCGCCTCGCCGAGCGGGATCCGGCCCTGCCGACCGTGCTGGTCAACCACTGGCCGCTGGTGCGGGAACCGACCCGGGTGCTGCGCTACCCGATCTTCGCCCAGTGGTGCGGCACCGAGGTCACCGCCGACTGGCACCGCCGCTTCGACGCCGCCGCCGTGGTCTACGGGCACCTGCACATCCCCCGGACCACCTGGCACGACGGGGTCCGCTTCGAGGAGGTCTCGGTGGGCTACCCGCGGGAGTGGCGGCGTCGGGGCGTACCCCCGGGGCAGGTGCGGCGGATCCTGCCGGCGCCGGACGGGGTGCCGCCGACCGCCTGGTGA
- a CDS encoding NAD(P)H-hydrate dehydratase, with amino-acid sequence MPNRSETRVITPALLRDWALPVPTGGKEHRGTVLVVGGSRFTPGAVLLAGVAALRAGAGVLQLAAAESTAAALSIQVPEALVIGLPETGDGAVAGDPGDRLGELVGQADVVAVGPGLNDIDETRALLRLVLDAAAPETPLVLDAYALGALSHQPDLLVGAGRPVVLTPNVTEARHLLGREPGADLDAEARELARRYDAVVSLYGHIATPAGECWREESGDAGLGTSGSGDVRSGLLAGLLSRGATPAQGACWAAWAHAVSGQRLVPRFGRIGFLARELLDEIPHTLATV; translated from the coding sequence ATGCCGAACCGGTCTGAAACGCGGGTGATCACCCCGGCCCTGCTGCGCGACTGGGCGCTGCCGGTGCCCACCGGCGGCAAGGAGCACCGGGGCACCGTGCTGGTGGTCGGGGGTTCCCGCTTCACCCCCGGCGCGGTGCTGCTGGCCGGCGTGGCCGCGCTGCGCGCCGGCGCCGGGGTGCTCCAACTGGCCGCCGCCGAGTCGACGGCCGCCGCGCTGAGCATCCAGGTGCCGGAGGCGCTGGTGATCGGCCTGCCGGAGACGGGGGACGGGGCGGTCGCCGGCGATCCGGGCGACCGGCTCGGCGAGCTGGTCGGGCAGGCCGACGTGGTGGCGGTCGGTCCCGGCCTCAACGACATCGACGAGACCCGGGCGCTGCTGCGCCTGGTCCTGGACGCCGCCGCGCCGGAGACGCCGCTGGTGCTGGACGCGTACGCGCTCGGCGCGCTCAGCCACCAGCCGGACCTGCTGGTCGGCGCGGGCCGGCCGGTGGTGCTCACCCCGAACGTGACCGAGGCGCGACACCTGCTGGGCCGCGAGCCCGGCGCCGACCTGGACGCCGAGGCGCGCGAGCTGGCCCGCCGGTACGACGCGGTGGTCTCCCTCTACGGCCACATCGCCACCCCCGCTGGCGAGTGCTGGCGGGAGGAGAGCGGCGACGCCGGCCTCGGCACCTCGGGCAGCGGCGACGTCCGCTCCGGCCTGCTGGCCGGGCTGCTGTCCCGCGGGGCGACGCCGGCGCAGGGCGCCTGCTGGGCCGCCTGGGCGCACGCGGTCAGCGGCCAGCGGCTGGTTCCCCGGTTCGGGCGGATCGGCTTCCTCGCCCGGGAGCTGCTGGACGAGATACCGCACACCCTCGCCACCGTATGA
- a CDS encoding WD40/YVTN/BNR-like repeat-containing protein yields the protein MARRRTLSLILAATLLSGGTVALSPTGAGASPPRPEDEYRPVRGPSAPAEYRYLQKTVRGETLPRHAYDTAAKAGARLPAVGGRWTSVGPTNIGGRITSLALDPHHPDTVYAAAASGGVWVSRDAGNRFEPAWPDGWTQAMGAVATGPDGTLYAGTGEVNPGGGSVTYEGTGLYASRDGGRNWRSLGLRDSGAIGAITVDPADPKRIFVAAAGSLYNGGGDRGVYRSTDGGATWQRILAGANEFTGATEVLIDPRDADRLYAVLWDHRRTPDLRTYGGVGSGVYRSVDGGATWARLAGGLPAAGPEVGRIGLGQSVSDPDRLYAIVNSTAGPFAGFYGSSDGGDAWTRLPDTPELTTSQSTFGWWFGKVWVDPDEPQHVHVAGVPLLTTKGGGRTWTADSSSTHVDHHAMIWDRRHPQRVYLGNDGGTYRSDADGDGGWVKATHEPYTQFYSVAITPQDVSRISGGAQDNGSLRSWGGPAFNEYLGGDGEENLINPTDKENVYACYQYGNCFWSTDGGETMTYFGNRVTAARRNWFTPVVFDPRDPAVMYYGANVLNRSTDGGRTWTAISGDLTGGPGRDPIYTNYGTITTVAPAGDGRTVYVGTDDGRVWVTRDLGGSWQLLLSGQPWVTRVVVDPRRADRVYVTLSAYRSGSHRPYVLGSRDGGRHFHDLSGTLPEAPVNDLAIGRGLTLYVGTDQGVFVSPTGGGVWLRQGRGLPLVPVDDIEYDGTNHRLVAGTFGRGIYAVQVP from the coding sequence GTGGCACGACGACGTACTCTCTCCCTGATCCTGGCCGCGACGCTGCTCTCCGGCGGCACCGTGGCCCTCTCCCCCACCGGCGCCGGCGCCTCACCTCCGCGCCCCGAGGACGAGTACCGGCCGGTGCGCGGGCCCTCCGCCCCCGCCGAGTACCGGTACCTGCAGAAGACCGTGCGCGGCGAGACGCTGCCCCGGCACGCCTACGACACGGCGGCGAAGGCCGGGGCGCGGCTGCCCGCGGTCGGCGGACGCTGGACCTCGGTCGGGCCGACCAACATCGGCGGCCGGATCACCTCGCTCGCGCTGGACCCGCACCACCCCGACACCGTCTACGCGGCCGCGGCCAGCGGCGGGGTCTGGGTGAGCCGGGACGCCGGCAACCGCTTCGAGCCGGCGTGGCCGGACGGCTGGACCCAGGCGATGGGCGCGGTGGCGACCGGCCCGGACGGCACCCTGTACGCCGGCACCGGCGAGGTCAATCCCGGTGGTGGCAGCGTCACCTACGAGGGCACCGGCCTGTACGCCTCCCGCGACGGCGGCCGGAACTGGCGGTCGCTGGGCCTGCGTGACTCGGGCGCGATCGGCGCGATCACCGTCGACCCGGCCGACCCGAAGCGGATCTTCGTGGCCGCCGCCGGATCGCTGTACAACGGCGGCGGTGACCGGGGTGTCTACCGCTCCACCGACGGCGGTGCGACCTGGCAGCGGATCCTCGCCGGGGCCAACGAGTTCACCGGCGCGACCGAGGTGCTGATCGACCCGCGCGACGCCGACCGGCTCTACGCCGTGCTCTGGGACCACCGCCGCACCCCCGACCTGCGCACCTACGGCGGTGTCGGCTCAGGGGTCTACCGCTCCGTCGACGGCGGAGCGACCTGGGCCCGCCTGGCGGGTGGGCTGCCGGCCGCCGGGCCGGAGGTGGGCCGGATCGGCCTGGGCCAGTCCGTCTCGGACCCGGACCGGCTCTACGCGATCGTCAACTCCACCGCCGGCCCGTTCGCCGGCTTCTACGGCAGCAGCGACGGCGGCGACGCCTGGACCCGGCTGCCGGACACCCCGGAGCTGACGACCTCGCAGTCCACCTTCGGCTGGTGGTTCGGCAAGGTCTGGGTCGACCCGGACGAGCCGCAGCACGTACACGTCGCGGGCGTGCCGCTGCTGACCACCAAGGGCGGTGGGCGGACCTGGACGGCGGACAGCAGTTCCACCCACGTCGACCACCACGCGATGATCTGGGACCGGCGTCATCCGCAGCGGGTCTACCTCGGCAACGACGGTGGGACGTACCGCTCGGACGCCGACGGGGACGGCGGCTGGGTGAAGGCCACCCACGAGCCGTACACCCAGTTCTACAGTGTGGCGATCACGCCGCAGGACGTCAGCCGGATCTCCGGCGGCGCCCAGGACAACGGCTCGCTGCGCTCGTGGGGCGGCCCGGCCTTCAACGAGTACCTCGGCGGGGACGGCGAGGAGAACCTGATCAACCCGACCGACAAGGAGAACGTCTACGCCTGTTACCAGTACGGCAACTGCTTCTGGTCGACCGACGGCGGCGAGACGATGACGTACTTCGGCAACCGGGTCACCGCCGCCCGGCGCAACTGGTTCACCCCGGTGGTCTTCGACCCGCGCGACCCGGCGGTGATGTACTACGGCGCCAACGTGCTCAACCGGTCGACCGACGGCGGCCGGACCTGGACGGCGATCAGCGGCGATCTGACCGGCGGACCGGGGCGCGACCCGATCTACACCAACTACGGCACCATCACCACGGTCGCCCCGGCCGGGGACGGCCGGACCGTCTACGTCGGCACCGACGACGGGCGGGTCTGGGTGACCCGGGACCTGGGCGGCTCCTGGCAGCTGCTGCTCTCCGGGCAGCCGTGGGTCACCCGCGTCGTGGTCGACCCACGGCGGGCCGACCGGGTGTACGTGACGCTGTCCGCGTACCGGTCGGGCTCCCACCGGCCGTACGTGCTCGGCTCGCGCGACGGGGGCCGGCACTTCCACGACCTCAGCGGCACCCTGCCCGAGGCGCCGGTCAACGACCTGGCCATCGGCAGGGGGCTGACCCTCTACGTCGGCACCGACCAGGGCGTGTTCGTCAGCCCGACCGGCGGCGGGGTCTGGCTGCGCCAGGGCCGGGGCCTGCCGTTGGTCCCGGTCGACGACATCGAGTACGACGGCACCAACCACCGCCTGGTGGCGGGGACCTTCGGCCGGGGCATCTACGCCGTCCAGGTCCCCTGA
- a CDS encoding RNA-guided endonuclease InsQ/TnpB family protein — protein sequence MQLRYRYRVYPTPEQQVSLAQAFGCARVVFNDGLRVRQQARENGEPYVSDGELSKRVITQAKCNPERAWLTQVSSVVLQQALADLNVAYRNFFASITGKRKGRAVAPPRFRSRKDNRQAIRFTRNSCFAVLDNGRLRLPKIGHVRVRWSRRLPSAPSSVTIIKDAAGRYFASFVVATTKDESLPPAKSEVGIDLGLTHFAVLSDGTKVVAPKFLRRAARKLKRLQQDLSRKQRGSANRRKAVVRVARAHARVSDTRGDWQHKLSTAIIRDNQAVYVEDLCVTGLGRTRLAKSVHDAGWASFTAMLEYKAARYGRTFARVDRFFPSTRMCSRCGRMNDKLSLSVRSWTCPCGAIHDRDLNAAMNVLAAGRADNKNDRGARVRPPAMVAPRGEAVIHPDAACSRCSVEGISAD from the coding sequence GTGCAGCTTCGTTACCGCTACCGCGTCTATCCGACTCCGGAGCAGCAGGTGTCGTTGGCGCAGGCGTTCGGGTGTGCCCGGGTGGTGTTCAACGACGGGCTGCGTGTGCGACAGCAGGCACGCGAGAACGGCGAGCCGTACGTGTCGGACGGGGAACTGTCCAAGCGCGTCATCACCCAGGCTAAGTGCAACCCGGAACGTGCGTGGCTAACTCAGGTGTCGTCGGTCGTTCTCCAGCAGGCCCTGGCGGACCTGAATGTGGCGTACCGCAACTTCTTCGCCTCGATTACCGGCAAGCGTAAGGGCCGCGCCGTTGCTCCGCCCCGATTCCGCTCCCGGAAGGACAACAGGCAGGCGATCCGCTTCACCAGGAACTCCTGCTTCGCCGTGCTGGACAACGGCCGGCTACGCCTGCCGAAGATCGGCCACGTCCGGGTGCGCTGGTCGCGTCGGCTGCCCTCGGCTCCGTCCTCCGTGACGATCATCAAGGACGCGGCGGGTCGGTACTTTGCCTCGTTCGTGGTGGCCACGACCAAGGACGAGAGCCTGCCACCGGCCAAGTCAGAGGTCGGCATCGACCTGGGCCTGACCCACTTCGCCGTGCTGTCCGACGGCACCAAGGTGGTGGCGCCGAAGTTCCTGCGCCGGGCCGCGCGCAAGCTCAAGCGGTTGCAGCAAGACCTGTCTAGGAAGCAGCGAGGCAGCGCGAATCGAAGGAAGGCCGTCGTGAGGGTGGCTCGCGCTCATGCCCGGGTTTCCGATACTCGGGGGGACTGGCAGCACAAACTGTCCACGGCGATCATCCGCGACAACCAAGCGGTGTACGTCGAGGACCTGTGCGTCACTGGTCTCGGCCGCACGCGGCTCGCCAAGTCGGTGCACGATGCCGGTTGGGCCAGCTTCACCGCGATGTTGGAGTACAAGGCCGCCCGATACGGCCGGACCTTCGCCCGAGTGGACCGGTTCTTCCCGTCAACCCGGATGTGCTCGCGGTGTGGGCGCATGAACGACAAACTGTCGCTTAGCGTCCGGTCGTGGACCTGCCCCTGTGGGGCGATCCATGACCGGGACCTCAACGCGGCGATGAACGTGTTGGCCGCCGGACGGGCGGACAACAAAAACGACCGTGGAGCGCGGGTCAGACCACCAGCGATGGTGGCACCGCGCGGCGAAGCGGTAATCCACCCGGACGCTGCGTGTTCCAGGTGCAGCGTTGAGGGAATCTCCGCCGATTAG
- a CDS encoding S8 family peptidase, translating to MKNLRRKTLAAASAVTLGVGLAVAGGLAPAAATGPDTTFLVLAPQGAATDKAAARVASANGTVVATYNQIGVLVVRSTNPDFVTDVAGAGVESVASTAGLGTALEESETVEVSAAEAANITADPTKEPLYGQQWDMPMIGLPQAHAVNAGNSGVVVGVLDSGISSSHPDLATQIAKDKSTSCLGGTVDTAEAAWNPTTSDHGTHVAGTIAAAVNGVGVAGIAPGVKLAAVKVVNDAGYIFPEAAVCGFIWAAEHGFQLTNNSYYIDPWELNCRNDARQRPVWQAVQRAIRYSANKGVLNVASAGNSNYDLAHKLDDFGSPNNGTPEERENLTNACLDLPAEAPGVVTVGAVGPTGQKSYYSSYGQGVIDVTAPGGDTRFRTQGVRSTLTDGILSTTFNTATKTNGYGYKQGTSMSGPHAAGVAALAASAHPGMSPGELASFLETTSVAQSCPEGVYNPVPLISSGPHAYDATCSGGERNGFYGAGMVNAYNAVK from the coding sequence GTGAAGAACCTCCGTCGCAAGACACTGGCTGCCGCGTCCGCCGTCACCCTCGGCGTCGGCCTCGCCGTCGCCGGCGGCCTGGCCCCGGCGGCGGCCACCGGGCCGGACACCACGTTCCTGGTCCTGGCCCCGCAGGGGGCCGCGACCGACAAGGCGGCGGCCCGCGTGGCTTCCGCCAACGGCACCGTGGTGGCCACGTACAACCAGATCGGCGTGCTCGTCGTCCGCTCGACCAACCCCGACTTCGTCACCGACGTGGCGGGCGCGGGCGTCGAGTCGGTCGCGTCCACCGCCGGCCTGGGCACCGCGCTCGAAGAGAGCGAGACCGTCGAGGTCTCCGCGGCCGAGGCGGCGAACATCACCGCCGACCCGACCAAGGAGCCCCTCTACGGTCAGCAGTGGGACATGCCGATGATCGGCCTCCCGCAGGCCCACGCCGTCAACGCCGGCAACTCCGGCGTGGTGGTGGGCGTGCTGGACAGCGGCATCTCCAGCAGCCACCCCGACCTGGCCACCCAGATCGCCAAGGACAAGAGCACGTCCTGCCTCGGCGGCACGGTGGACACGGCCGAGGCGGCCTGGAACCCGACCACCTCCGACCACGGCACCCACGTGGCCGGCACCATCGCCGCCGCCGTCAACGGCGTCGGCGTGGCGGGCATCGCGCCGGGCGTCAAGCTCGCCGCGGTGAAGGTGGTCAACGACGCCGGCTACATCTTCCCGGAGGCCGCGGTCTGCGGGTTCATCTGGGCCGCGGAGCACGGGTTCCAGCTGACCAACAACAGCTACTACATCGACCCGTGGGAGCTGAACTGCCGCAACGACGCACGCCAGCGTCCGGTGTGGCAGGCGGTCCAGCGGGCCATCCGTTACTCGGCGAACAAGGGCGTGCTGAACGTGGCGTCCGCGGGTAACTCGAACTACGACCTCGCGCACAAGCTCGACGACTTCGGCAGCCCGAACAACGGGACGCCGGAGGAGCGCGAGAACCTCACCAACGCCTGCCTCGACCTGCCGGCCGAGGCGCCGGGCGTGGTGACGGTCGGGGCGGTCGGCCCGACCGGGCAGAAGAGCTACTACTCCTCGTACGGCCAGGGTGTCATCGACGTGACGGCGCCGGGTGGCGACACCCGCTTCCGCACGCAGGGCGTCCGCTCCACGCTCACCGACGGGATTCTGTCGACCACCTTCAACACGGCGACGAAGACCAACGGCTACGGCTACAAGCAGGGCACCTCGATGTCCGGCCCGCACGCCGCCGGCGTCGCGGCGCTGGCCGCCTCGGCGCACCCGGGCATGAGCCCGGGCGAGCTGGCCTCGTTCCTGGAGACCACGTCGGTGGCACAGTCCTGCCCGGAGGGCGTCTACAACCCGGTGCCGCTGATCTCGAGCGGCCCGCACGCCTACGACGCGACCTGCTCCGGCGGCGAGCGCAACGGCTTCTACGGCGCCGGCATGGTCAACGCGTACAACGCGGTGAAGTAG
- a CDS encoding Xaa-Pro dipeptidyl-peptidase produces MTPARTRALAAATLTALLLTAAPAAPTHAAPGRSAAPPHIAGDRTVPVYSYADAVRESVQVETPTDADGDGVRDRVMVDLVRPREAAQAGVRVPVIMDASPYYHCCGRGNESERKTYDANGVIAKAPLFYDNWFVPRGYAFAAVDLSGTARATGCEDVGGRAEVAGAKAVVDWLNGRARGFTLDGEPVTASWSTGRVGMIGKSWDGSVANGVAATGVRGLETIVPISAISSWYDYQRYRGLLRASDYPAYLHQVVNGRPAEACAAMLARLRADSAEDTGDYNAYWAERDYRRSADQVRASVLVAHGVNDLNVTTGQFARWWDALADRQVPRKLWLYQAGHEDPFDVRRAEWVATLHRWFDYWLQGLPNGVMREPRATLETVPGVWTEQRDWPAPGTRNVPVALGAGDGTTGTLGGPGARPGVVRAYTDESLTEPQVVTEPTTARAGRLVFLSGALTAPLRISGTPSVRLRIRVDRPTTALSARLVDYGTAERIQYRSSEGVRTLATESCWGESTAADDACYRDTAEITAVTDHGVLTRGWLDAAHHRSLRFTSPLRPDRWYTVTLQLNAYDAVLPTGHVLGLVLAQSDPGFTETDDRDATVSVDLGRSTLTLPVTGRATLPSVPVAPDVVTAPAAPSAGRAAPPDNRQLPDRS; encoded by the coding sequence ATGACGCCTGCCCGGACCCGGGCGCTGGCCGCCGCCACCCTCACGGCGCTGCTGCTCACGGCCGCCCCCGCCGCCCCCACCCACGCCGCGCCCGGCCGGTCGGCCGCTCCGCCGCACATCGCCGGCGACCGCACGGTGCCGGTCTACTCCTACGCCGACGCCGTCCGGGAGAGCGTCCAGGTCGAGACACCGACCGACGCCGACGGCGACGGCGTGCGGGACCGGGTCATGGTCGACCTGGTCCGGCCCCGGGAGGCGGCGCAGGCCGGCGTCCGGGTGCCGGTCATCATGGACGCCTCGCCGTACTACCACTGCTGCGGTCGGGGCAACGAGAGCGAACGCAAGACGTACGACGCGAACGGCGTGATCGCCAAGGCCCCGCTCTTCTACGACAACTGGTTCGTCCCCCGCGGGTACGCCTTCGCCGCGGTCGACCTCAGCGGCACCGCCCGCGCCACCGGTTGCGAGGACGTCGGCGGCCGGGCCGAGGTGGCCGGGGCGAAGGCGGTGGTGGACTGGCTGAACGGCCGGGCGCGCGGCTTCACGCTGGACGGCGAGCCGGTCACCGCGTCATGGAGCACCGGCCGGGTCGGCATGATCGGCAAGTCGTGGGACGGCTCGGTCGCCAACGGCGTGGCGGCCACCGGCGTCCGGGGCCTGGAGACCATCGTGCCGATCTCCGCGATCTCCAGCTGGTACGACTACCAGCGTTACCGGGGCCTGCTGCGGGCATCGGACTACCCCGCCTACCTGCACCAGGTGGTCAACGGTCGGCCCGCCGAAGCGTGCGCCGCCATGCTCGCCCGGCTGCGCGCGGACAGCGCGGAGGACACCGGCGACTACAACGCCTACTGGGCCGAGCGGGACTACCGCCGCTCGGCCGACCAGGTCCGGGCGAGCGTGCTGGTCGCGCACGGCGTCAACGACCTGAACGTCACCACCGGCCAGTTCGCCCGCTGGTGGGACGCGCTCGCCGACCGGCAGGTGCCCCGCAAGCTCTGGCTCTACCAGGCCGGGCACGAGGATCCGTTCGACGTCCGCCGGGCCGAGTGGGTGGCCACCCTGCACCGCTGGTTCGACTACTGGCTGCAGGGCCTGCCCAACGGGGTCATGCGGGAGCCCAGGGCCACCCTGGAGACCGTCCCCGGGGTGTGGACCGAGCAGCGGGACTGGCCGGCCCCGGGTACCCGCAACGTTCCGGTGGCCCTGGGTGCCGGCGACGGCACGACCGGCACGCTCGGCGGTCCTGGCGCCCGTCCGGGCGTGGTGCGGGCGTACACCGACGAGTCGCTGACCGAGCCGCAGGTGGTCACCGAGCCGACGACCGCTCGCGCCGGACGGCTGGTGTTCCTCTCCGGCGCGCTGACCGCGCCGCTGCGGATCTCCGGGACGCCGTCGGTGCGCCTGCGGATCAGGGTCGACCGGCCGACCACCGCGCTGAGCGCGCGACTCGTCGACTACGGCACCGCGGAACGGATCCAGTACCGCAGCTCGGAGGGGGTCCGGACGCTGGCCACCGAGTCGTGCTGGGGGGAGTCGACCGCGGCCGACGACGCCTGCTACCGGGACACGGCCGAGATCACCGCGGTCACCGACCACGGCGTCCTCACCCGCGGCTGGCTCGACGCGGCGCACCACCGGTCCCTGCGGTTCACCAGCCCGCTGCGCCCGGACCGCTGGTACACGGTCACCCTGCAGCTCAACGCGTACGACGCGGTGCTGCCGACCGGCCACGTGCTCGGTCTCGTCCTCGCCCAGAGCGACCCCGGCTTCACCGAGACCGACGACCGGGACGCCACCGTTTCGGTGGACCTCGGGCGCAGCACGCTGACCCTGCCCGTCACCGGCCGCGCCACCCTGCCGTCGGTCCCGGTCGCGCCGGACGTGGTCACCGCTCCCGCCGCCCCGTCGGCCGGCCGCGCCGCCCCGCCCGACAACCGTCAGCTCCCGGACCGCTCCTGA
- a CDS encoding hemerythrin domain-containing protein: MSTDAIVLLKEDHKEMRRLFKEFQKAEEGLASKRQQLVNQILEALTVHTYLENEVMYPEVRKLLPDLEDDILESYEEHHVADLLCAELAAMDASDERFVAKTTVLIENVEHHVEEEEQEWFPKVREALGRNQLQEIGERMIAMRKDAPRTPTAPKAIKKAVDAVTA; encoded by the coding sequence GTGTCCACCGATGCCATCGTCCTGCTCAAAGAGGACCACAAGGAGATGCGCCGCCTCTTCAAGGAGTTCCAGAAGGCCGAGGAGGGCCTGGCCAGCAAGCGCCAGCAACTGGTGAACCAGATCCTCGAAGCCCTGACGGTGCACACCTATCTGGAGAACGAGGTGATGTACCCGGAGGTCCGCAAGCTCCTGCCCGACCTGGAGGACGACATCCTCGAGTCGTACGAGGAGCACCACGTGGCCGACCTGCTCTGCGCGGAGCTGGCCGCGATGGACGCCTCCGACGAGCGCTTTGTCGCCAAGACCACGGTGCTGATCGAGAACGTCGAGCACCACGTCGAGGAGGAGGAGCAGGAGTGGTTCCCGAAGGTGCGCGAGGCCCTCGGCCGCAACCAGCTCCAGGAGATCGGTGAGCGGATGATCGCGATGCGCAAGGACGCGCCGCGTACCCCCACCGCCCCCAAGGCCATCAAGAAGGCCGTCGACGCGGTCACGGCCTGA